Below is a window of Synechococcus sp. RSCCF101 DNA.
CGCGGGAGACGGGATGAATGACCGGGGATGAACCGGTGTAACGATAGTAACGGAATATTGCGGGCTTTCACGACGGCGCCCGCAACGGCGGCCATCCGCTCTGCTCATGGCATCCATCAGCGCAGCTGATGGATGGCGTAGATCGCCACGCCCCAGAGCTGCACATCGCCGCTGCGGCGCAGATCCAGGGGCGGGTAATCGGGATGGGCCGCCTCCAGCTGCAGCACGCCGCCGCGGCGGACCAGGCGCTTGAGGGTGAAGGCGCCGTCGAGCACGGCCACCACCACCCGACCGGGCCGGGGGTCGAGACTGCGGTCCACCACCAGCAGGTCACCGTGGTGGATGCCGGCCCCGGTCATCGACTCACCGCTGACGCGCAGGAAGAAGGTGCTGGCCGGATGGCGGATCAGCTGCTCGTTCAGATCGATGCCCACATCGATGTAGTCGTCCGCCGGCGAGGGAAAGCCCGCCGCCACGGACTCCTCCGGCAGGGGCAGCAGCAGCCGCCGGCGCCGCAACCGCAGCGGCTGCGGGGGCGACGCCGCAACGGACTCGGGCGGCAGGTCGCTGGGAGTCATGGCCGGGACGGGGATCGACGGCAATGGTACGGGCGTACTGCCAGGAGAGAGGGTCGCGGTTGCCAGGATCCGCGCTCGTGCATCGATCTGATGGCCTCTACCTCCCGCGGCACGGTTCTGATCACCGGTGCCTCCTCCGGCATCGGAGCCGCCACAGCGCGGCACCTGCTGCAGCGGGGCTGGACCGTGATCGCCGCAGCGCGCCGGCTGGAGGCGATGCAGGAGCTGCAGCGGCTGGGAGCCACGGTGCTGCCACTCGACATCAGCGATGCCGAGTCCCGCCGGGCCCTGGTGGAGGCCGTGGAGCAGCAGCATCCTCAGCTCGATGGGCTGGTCAACAACGCCGGCTTCGGCGCGGTGGGTCCGCTCGAGACCATGAGCCTGGAGCAGGCCCGGGCCCTGTTCGAGGTGAACGTGTTCGGCCTGATGGGCCTGACCCAGCTGCTCCTGCCATCCATGCGACGGCGAGGGCGGGGCCGCATCGTCAACCTCTCCTCGATCGCCGGGCGCTACGTGACGCCCGGTTCCGGCTGGTACGGCGCCAGCAAATTCGCCCTGGAGGGCCTGAGCGATGCCCTGCGGCTGGAGCTGCGGCCCTTGGGCATCCAGGTGGTGCTGGTGGAACCGGGGCTGATCCAGACCGAATTCGCCGACCGGGTCGCGCCCTCCAGAGCGGCGGCAGGGCAGTCGCAGGAATACGGCCGGATGATGGAGCGGGTGAACGCCACCTGGACGGCGATCTTCCGTGGCGCCTCAGATCCGTCGGTGGTGGCCCGCACGATCGAGACGGCACTCACTGCCACCAACCCACAGGATCGCTACCTCAGCGGCCATCTCTCCGGCACGGTCCTGGCCCGCAACCTGATGCCGACACCGCTGTGGGACTGGATGCTGGGTCGATCGATGACGGGGTAGACCAGGACTGGCCACGGTGGGGATGACAAGCGGTTGGCAGCGATGACGGCCACCAGCGCCCGGGAGCTGATCGACGGCACCTTCCCGGATTTCGCCACCGCTCCGGATCAGACCCTGCTTCGGGTGTACGCCCAGACCGCCGGCGGTCCCGCCCTGATCCGCAACAGCGAGGGCCGGCTGCAGATCCTGGCGACACTGCCGTTCACGGAATCTCAGCAGACCTGGTGGCTGCAGGAGCTGGCCTGGCTGGACAACATCCTCGCCCTGGATTTCGAGGTGGTGGGGAATGCAAGCGACGCCGCGATTCGCCTCTATCTCGACGACGGTTCGTTCTTCTCACGTGAGCCGGGCACGCTGCTTGGCCTGGCGGCTTCTGGCGGCTTCCAGCGGCGACTTGAGCCGTGACGGCCGCTGGCTGAGCTACAGCGCTGACATCATCATCAATGAAGCGCCGCTCGACGGAGAAGACGAACGCCGAGCCACGATCCTGCACGAATTCGCCCACACGCTCGGGCTGGAGCACACCTTTGATGCCGAAGACGGCGACATCAGCAGCGATGAACCGGATGCATCGATCACGCTCATGTCCTACGTGCCTCCGGAGGGGGCATACAGCACCACGTTCACACCGCTGGATCTCGCAGCCCTGGCCGCACGCTGGGGGCTGGAGGCGGAGCAGGAGTGGCTGTTCCGCGATCCGGACGGCAGCATCGTGCAACTGGATGCGGAGGCTGCACGGAACCGACTCGCCGAAAGCCGGCCCGGCGAAGCCCTGCTCGGACCGGCACCGGTCGTGGGCTCAGGCGGCGCGGACACCCTCAGCGGCGCCAGCGCCAACGACGTGCTCTCCGGCCGGGACGGGGATGACGTGATCCGGGGCGGTGCCGGCAACGATCGGATCAACGGCAACGGCGGCAACGACGTTCTGATCGGCGGCGAGGGAGCTGACCTGTTTCTGCTCTCGCGCGGCAACGATGCAATCAATGACTTCAGCGTGCTGGTGGGCGACCGGCTGCTGGTGAGCGGTGGCCAGGGCTTCAGCCTGAACGCCACCGCGGACGGGAACACCCAGCTGATCCGGGAGCTGGGGGTGAGCACCATCCTCGGCATCAGCCCCGAGCAGCTGGAGGCCAGCGGCGCCATCGTGGTGATCCAAGGGGGAAGGAGGAGGGACGTCTTCGCTCGCTGCGCTGCGCGACTGAACCTGAACCGGTCCGCCGCGAGGCGCCAACGGATTGTGACTGATGTGTGACAGAGCATGCGTATGTACGACTCAGTGATGAATCGCCGCATGCCTGAGGCATCAGAAAGGCCAGATCACGGATCAGGGACATCACAAAAGCGAGCCTGCTCAGGGCTGATGAGCATCACACCCCTTCATCTGTAGGGTTCGGTCCTCGGATCCTTCAGATGAAGGATGAAGGATTTGACGTGACCCCCTTTATCGGTCCAGGCCTTATGAGAGTGGTTGGTCATGGTCATGCAGCAGCTCCTTGTTGAGCTGCCTCCAGGGGCGTACGCCCCTGGAGGGCCGAATGCGGCCTGAGGGAGTTGTACTCCCAGCGCCAGCGGTCGGCCAGGATCTGAGCTTCTGGGGCTGTGGTGAACAGCTCGGTGTTGAGGAACTCATCCCTGAATCTCCCGTTGAACGACTCGGCAAAGCCGTTCTGCCACGGGGAACCTGGCTCGATCGTGGCCGTTGTCGTGCCGCTGGTCCTGCACCAACGCCGTAAGGCGTGGGCGATGAATTCAGGGCCGTTGTCGCACCGGATGAACGCCGGTGCCGGGTAGAGGCTGGTGAGTTCCTCCAGCACGGCCACCACGTCCCTGGCCTTGCAGCGCCTGCCCACCCGGATGGCCAGGCAGAGGCGGCTGTGCTCATCGATCACGTTCAGAAACTTGAGCCGCCGGCCATCGGCCGTGGCATCGAACTGGAAGTCCATGGCCCACACCTGGTGGGGATGCTCGGCCCTGTGGCGCCGCACTGAGCCGTCCGCTGGCCGTGCCCGCTTCTGCTTTCTGGGGGTGGGCCGCTGCAGACCCTCCTCCCGCCAGATCCGTTGCACCCGTTTGTGATTCACGCTCCAGCCCTCGCGTCTGAGCACGCGGTGGGCCATTCGCCGGCCCCAGCGGATGTGGTCGGCAGCGATCTCCCTCAGCCGGCGCCGCAGCTTGGTCTCCTCGGCCCCAGGGACCGTGCCGTGATGGCGTTGGGTGCTGCGGTTCTGACCCACAACCCGGCAGGTGAACCGCTCCGATGCCCGGTAACGCTGCTGCAGGACGACCACCGCCCTGCGCCTGCGTTCCGGGCTCAAAAGTTTCCCTCGGCAAGATCTTTGAGCATCGCCTTCTCCAGCTCGGCTTCCGCCAGCAGCTTCTTGAGTCGGGCGTTCTCCTTCTCCAACTGGGTCAGCCGTTTGGCCTCCTCGGCCTGCATCCCCCCGAACTGCTGCCGCCAGCGGTGGTAGGTCGGCTGCGTCACCTCGATCACTCGGCAGACCTCGTTGACGGTCTTGCCCTGGGCGATCAGCTGCTCTGCAGTCTTGAGCTTGCGGATGATCTGCTCGGGCGTGTGTCGGATTCGTTTCATGGTGAAGTCCCCGGCCCAGTCTGGCCGGTTGAGGACTCTCATTCACCCTGGACCGGTTTCCGGGGTCCACGTCAGATTCGGCTGACAGGGGGAGCATGAGATCAGGAGCCAAGGAAAGCGACCTGCAACAGAGATCGTCTGGGCAAGTCAGACATCACGACTCCTTTACTCCATCGCCAAGTGATGATCATGACCTTCACAGCCATCGACCCAGTGACCGGCACCAGCAGCGAGCATGCGCTAGAGGCGATCACGCCGTCAGCGTCAGCAGCTGGTTCTCACACCGCTGGCCTGCAGGAGCCAGCATCCCCTGGTCTCGCATCGATCACGAGGCAAGATGCACTCTCAGGCCACGAGATCAACGACGAGGCAGGAGTCAACGATGAAATCCCGCCGACAGTGAACACGAGCGAGGAGATGATGGACCAATCCACCGAGGTGCTGGTCAGGGGCTCTGCATCAGGCAGAATCACTCAGCTGAAATACAAGCATCCAGGATCATTCCCACCCCATCACTCTCTGCACACCCTTTACTCTCGTGGAATTCGTGTCTTGGCAGAAGGCGAGAAGGACTTCGAAGCGCGGGACCCAGGCTGGGAATGGCGACCGGGAGGCCCAAAGAATTGGCACACGACATGGGATTATTCCGTCTATGTGGGTGCGGTTGGCAACGATCTGGACAACACATTGCATGGATCGGGGAGATGGCAGTTTGTGGGCACGTATAACAGCAACTGGTATTGGGCAATGGGAGACACGATCACCGGGGGAGCGGGGAATGACACCATCTATGGCTATGAGGGAAACAACACCTTGCGCGGGGGAACTGGCAATGATGTTCTGATTGCCGGACGCGACAGCGACAGCCTGGATGGGGGAGAGGGTAATGACTGGCTGATTGTTGATCAACGTCGCGACAGCGACCGCAACCAGCTGCAGGGCGGGACTGGATTTGACACCTTCGTGCTCGCTCCGATGAACGGGGAGAACTGGGTTGATCTGAATCCAGGTTCGTATGGTCCCGAGGGATTTGGCAATGAAGTCTCAGGGGGACTCAGCGTCCTTGGCTCTCTGCTGAGCCTCTCCAGGAGCATGTCGCCATTGGGTAGCGCCGCCAAAGCCGTTGGAGGGCTGGCGACATTGCTGAATCCCACCAGCAATCAGCCGCCGAGCCTGAACCTGAACTGGCCCAATCCGGATTCCATCAGCGACTTCAATCCATTCACCGACTCGCTGATCCTCAACTTCGATCCCAGCAGGACGAACCTCGATGTGATTCAAAAGATACCTGCAGGTGATGGCTTCCTCGTGCGACAGGAAGTCAACGGGCTCTGGTCGACGCTGGCGGATGTGACATTTAACGTCAGCGAGATGAGGGCTTATCTCTCCGAGACGGGAATGGAACAGATGAGCGAGAGAGATCTCCTCGATCTCTCCTACAGGACGCTGAAGAACAGCATGCTGGGCGTCAACGGACAGGAAGGCTCGGTCACACTGGGCTCGTCGGTCTCAGGCAACGTGGATGGAGCCGGGCAGCTTGGCAACAACGGGATTCTGCTCTTCGGCGCGTACGGAAGCTCATCCATCGCCAGGACCACTGCCAGAGAGAGTCAACTCACCGGCACTGCCCTGCACGATGTCTTCCATGCCTACAACCAGGCCAATGCGAAAAATCCAGACATGGGTGGCGTTGAAGTCTGGGGATTTGGCGGCGACGATCTGTTCATGACGGGGGGAGGAAGAAACTTCATCTATGGCGGCGATGAATCTGACTGGATCTCATATGATTATGAGATCAATGCATCAACCCAAGGCATCAAGGCCGATCTCGCGACTGGCACCATTCACAACGGCATCCGGATTGAAGGCAGTCCAGACCTCAGCGATCCGAATGCAGACCGAGACACAGTGCATAGCATCGAAAACATCCAAGGAAGTCGCCTTGACGACGTGATTCGAGGTGACGAGAACGACAACATCTTCATCAGTGGCACTGGGGACGACGTCCTTGCCGGACGAGGAGGAAGCGACACCTTCATTCTCAATGGGGGTCTCAACGTCATCGAGGACTACTCGGCAGCTGAGGGCGACGTCGTCCAGATCAACGTCGACGCATATAGCAACACCAATATCGCTGATTGGTATCGAACCAA
It encodes the following:
- a CDS encoding LexA family transcriptional regulator → MTPSDLPPESVAASPPQPLRLRRRRLLLPLPEESVAAGFPSPADDYIDVGIDLNEQLIRHPASTFFLRVSGESMTGAGIHHGDLLVVDRSLDPRPGRVVVAVLDGAFTLKRLVRRGGVLQLEAAHPDYPPLDLRRSGDVQLWGVAIYAIHQLR
- a CDS encoding SDR family NAD(P)-dependent oxidoreductase — protein: MASTSRGTVLITGASSGIGAATARHLLQRGWTVIAAARRLEAMQELQRLGATVLPLDISDAESRRALVEAVEQQHPQLDGLVNNAGFGAVGPLETMSLEQARALFEVNVFGLMGLTQLLLPSMRRRGRGRIVNLSSIAGRYVTPGSGWYGASKFALEGLSDALRLELRPLGIQVVLVEPGLIQTEFADRVAPSRAAAGQSQEYGRMMERVNATWTAIFRGASDPSVVARTIETALTATNPQDRYLSGHLSGTVLARNLMPTPLWDWMLGRSMTG
- a CDS encoding IS3 family transposase (programmed frameshift), with amino-acid sequence MKRIRHTPEQIIRKLKTAEQLIAQGKTVNEVCRVIEVTQPTYHRWRQQFGGMQAEEAKRLTQLEKENARLKKLLAEAELEKAMLKDLGRGKLLSPERRRRAVVVLQQRYRASERFTCRVVGQNRSTQRHHGTVPGAEETKLRRRLREIAADHIRWGRRMAHRVLRREGWSVNHKRVQRIWREEGLQRPTPRKQKRARPADGSVRRHRAEHPHQVWAMDFQFDATADGRRLKFLNVIDEHSRLCLAIRVGRRCKARDVVAVLEELTSLYPAPAFIRCDNGPEFIAHALRRWCRTSGTTTATIEPGSPWQNGFAESFNGRFRDEFLNTELFTTAPEAQILADRWRWEYNSLRPHSALQGRTPLEAAQQGAAA
- a CDS encoding calcium-binding protein, with amino-acid sequence MTFTAIDPVTGTSSEHALEAITPSASAAGSHTAGLQEPASPGLASITRQDALSGHEINDEAGVNDEIPPTVNTSEEMMDQSTEVLVRGSASGRITQLKYKHPGSFPPHHSLHTLYSRGIRVLAEGEKDFEARDPGWEWRPGGPKNWHTTWDYSVYVGAVGNDLDNTLHGSGRWQFVGTYNSNWYWAMGDTITGGAGNDTIYGYEGNNTLRGGTGNDVLIAGRDSDSLDGGEGNDWLIVDQRRDSDRNQLQGGTGFDTFVLAPMNGENWVDLNPGSYGPEGFGNEVSGGLSVLGSLLSLSRSMSPLGSAAKAVGGLATLLNPTSNQPPSLNLNWPNPDSISDFNPFTDSLILNFDPSRTNLDVIQKIPAGDGFLVRQEVNGLWSTLADVTFNVSEMRAYLSETGMEQMSERDLLDLSYRTLKNSMLGVNGQEGSVTLGSSVSGNVDGAGQLGNNGILLFGAYGSSSIARTTARESQLTGTALHDVFHAYNQANAKNPDMGGVEVWGFGGDDLFMTGGGRNFIYGGDESDWISYDYEINASTQGIKADLATGTIHNGIRIEGSPDLSDPNADRDTVHSIENIQGSRLDDVIRGDENDNIFISGTGDDVLAGRGGSDTFILNGGLNVIEDYSAAEGDVVQINVDAYSNTNIADWYRTNGRDSGTMDVRFTTGDGQIKIVAKLEGVISDNPHWIQLIDSDGKVLRDFDFRTNSAAFDDSLAENDELNPSAPIPPHEDSGPMVTWTLETGPG